One window of the Asticcacaulis sp. SL142 genome contains the following:
- a CDS encoding conjugal transfer protein TraG gives MTPTKLLIGQILIVLLIVVLGVWASTQWAAAQLGYQAGLGTPWFLIFGLPVYHPWSLFSWWYHFDAYAPEVFFRAGSLAATSGFMGFVVAVFGSLWRARQAHFVTTYGSARWAKIPEIEAAGLFNDKGVFLGRVGSDYLRHDGPEHVMAFAPTRSGKGVGLVIPTLLSWTGSVVVHDIKGENWELTAGWRSKFSHCLLFNPTDLSSARYNPLLEVRKGHDEVRDVQNIADILVDPEGALQHRSHWEKTSHSLLVGAILHVLYAEEDKTLARVATFLSDPQRTFVYTLHRMMTTNHLGTKDAPLVHPVVASAAREVLNKSENERSGVLSTAMSFLGLYRDPVVSATTEACDWRIADLVNAKQPVSLFLVIPPSDISRTKPLVRLILNQIGRRLTERLEGDPNKHNRHQLLMMLDEFPALGRLDFFETALAFMAGYGIRAYLIAQSLNQISKAYGENNAILDNCHVRIAFSSNDERTAKRISDALGTATELRAQKNYAGHRLAPWLAHVMVSRQETARQLLTPGEVMQLPPSDELVLVSGLAPIKAKKLRYFEDANFISRRLPPPVLSEGTYADRPQARPDVWEGQVRATDRRLIKALEGEEGAGAEDEGGLQQQRHPGLGEDEPAKRTVPQSDDLFGLTDNDNDVIADKRVIDRLSNIARAHALNEGERDQPLPSF, from the coding sequence ATGACCCCCACAAAACTGCTTATCGGCCAGATTCTGATCGTTCTTTTGATCGTGGTGCTCGGCGTCTGGGCGTCAACCCAATGGGCGGCCGCACAACTGGGATATCAGGCCGGGCTCGGTACGCCATGGTTTCTGATTTTTGGTCTTCCGGTTTATCATCCGTGGTCGTTGTTTTCATGGTGGTATCACTTTGACGCCTATGCCCCCGAAGTCTTTTTCAGGGCAGGCAGCCTCGCGGCGACCAGCGGCTTTATGGGGTTTGTTGTGGCCGTCTTCGGGTCGCTGTGGCGAGCCAGACAAGCGCACTTTGTCACCACCTATGGCTCTGCCCGATGGGCAAAAATACCGGAGATCGAAGCGGCCGGCCTGTTTAATGACAAGGGCGTTTTCTTAGGGCGGGTGGGGTCTGACTATCTGCGTCATGATGGTCCTGAACACGTCATGGCCTTTGCCCCGACACGCTCCGGCAAAGGCGTTGGTCTCGTTATTCCAACCCTTCTGTCGTGGACCGGTTCTGTTGTGGTCCATGATATCAAGGGCGAAAACTGGGAACTGACAGCCGGATGGCGCTCAAAGTTTTCCCATTGTCTTCTGTTCAATCCGACAGATCTGAGCTCTGCCCGCTACAACCCCCTTCTTGAGGTCCGCAAAGGTCACGACGAAGTCCGCGACGTACAAAACATCGCCGACATTCTCGTTGATCCGGAAGGCGCACTTCAACATCGCAGCCACTGGGAAAAAACCAGTCATTCCCTACTGGTCGGCGCCATCCTTCATGTCCTTTATGCTGAGGAAGACAAAACCCTGGCACGGGTGGCGACCTTCCTGTCCGATCCCCAACGCACCTTTGTTTATACTTTGCACCGGATGATGACGACCAATCATCTCGGCACCAAGGACGCGCCGCTTGTGCATCCGGTCGTGGCTTCTGCTGCCAGAGAAGTCTTAAATAAGTCAGAGAACGAGCGCTCCGGCGTCCTGTCCACGGCCATGTCGTTTCTGGGACTGTATCGCGATCCGGTGGTGTCGGCGACTACAGAAGCCTGTGACTGGCGCATAGCTGATCTGGTCAATGCTAAACAGCCTGTCTCGTTGTTTCTGGTCATCCCGCCTTCAGATATTTCTCGCACAAAGCCACTGGTACGCCTGATCCTCAATCAGATCGGTCGTCGCCTTACAGAGCGCCTGGAAGGTGATCCCAACAAACACAATCGTCACCAGTTGCTGATGATGCTTGATGAGTTTCCGGCACTGGGACGGCTGGACTTTTTTGAAACCGCTTTGGCTTTCATGGCCGGCTACGGTATCCGCGCCTATCTGATTGCCCAAAGCCTCAATCAGATTTCCAAGGCTTACGGTGAAAACAATGCCATCCTCGACAACTGTCATGTGCGCATAGCCTTTTCATCGAATGATGAGCGCACTGCCAAACGTATCTCGGATGCCCTCGGGACAGCGACAGAATTGCGGGCTCAGAAGAACTATGCCGGCCATAGGCTGGCACCCTGGCTGGCGCATGTCATGGTCTCGCGGCAGGAGACCGCCCGTCAGCTCCTGACGCCCGGCGAGGTTATGCAGTTGCCACCCTCTGATGAGCTGGTGCTGGTTTCCGGTCTCGCCCCCATCAAAGCGAAGAAACTCAGATACTTTGAGGACGCCAACTTTATATCCCGCCGTCTGCCGCCGCCTGTTCTATCAGAGGGCACTTACGCCGACAGACCGCAAGCCCGGCCTGACGTATGGGAAGGTCAGGTCCGTGCCACTGACCGACGCCTGATCAAGGCCCTTGAGGGTGAAGAAGGTGCAGGCGCCGAAGACGAAGGTGGCTTGCAACAGCAGCGCCACCCCGGACTTGGAGAAGATGAACCTGCCAAACGCACAGTTCCGCAAAGCGATGATCTTTTTGGCCTGACCGACAACGACAATGACGTGATTGCCGACAAGCGGGTCATTGACCGCCTCTCCAACATTGCCCGCGCCCACGCCCTTAACGAGGGCGAGCGCGACCAGCCTTTACCCAGTTTCTGA
- a CDS encoding M12 family metallopeptidase, producing the protein MNSVSIFMLTLASHCCSAMEVFVHRIYYSVMLAVVTALCLFGTTTNAGAVLQGTKSWPYGEVPYHISASLRVSGASNNGCHGWHTWPQTSEAYHVCRAMDAWHRATGVRFTYEPVIKPDTLIISQGQATTAYLGYRDQLNRLNIKKSENYGPILHEIGHILGLAHEHQRFSRNEYITVSEVVNETITSCDGNPRCRNVSVSMSQLPDMEIVSTDYDLCSVMHYAPDQSSLALTDAKWQTMFTLTRSGKDALKKCAGQFSHLGSGCMKVGQNCSISLSDANVARRFNLGQ; encoded by the coding sequence ATGAACAGCGTCAGCATTTTTATGCTGACGCTGGCGTCACATTGTTGTTCCGCTATGGAGGTTTTTGTGCATCGCATATATTACTCAGTGATGCTGGCTGTAGTGACTGCCCTGTGTCTTTTCGGCACGACTACTAATGCTGGTGCAGTGTTGCAGGGCACAAAAAGCTGGCCCTATGGTGAGGTGCCCTACCATATATCGGCCTCATTGCGAGTATCAGGGGCAAGTAATAATGGTTGCCATGGGTGGCACACATGGCCGCAAACTTCCGAAGCCTATCACGTGTGTCGGGCGATGGATGCGTGGCATCGCGCAACCGGAGTAAGGTTCACCTACGAACCTGTGATCAAGCCAGACACATTGATCATTTCGCAGGGGCAGGCGACTACTGCATACCTTGGATATCGTGACCAGTTAAATCGATTGAATATAAAAAAGAGCGAAAATTATGGCCCGATCTTACATGAAATTGGGCACATTCTAGGACTGGCACATGAACACCAAAGATTTTCAAGAAACGAGTATATTACTGTTTCTGAAGTCGTAAATGAAACGATCACATCTTGCGATGGGAACCCGCGGTGCAGAAACGTGAGCGTGTCCATGAGTCAGCTACCCGACATGGAAATTGTCAGTACAGACTATGATTTATGCTCAGTCATGCATTATGCGCCGGATCAGTCGAGCCTAGCGCTCACTGATGCTAAGTGGCAGACCATGTTTACGTTAACGCGAAGTGGCAAGGATGCGTTAAAAAAGTGCGCTGGCCAGTTTTCCCATTTGGGGAGCGGCTGCATGAAAGTTGGACAGAACTGTTCGATCTCTTTGAGCGACGCAAATGTTGCACGACGCTTTAATCTTGGACAGTAA
- a CDS encoding glycosyltransferase family 2 protein: MNNLIPDARNPSRRSRYHHAVVGIFRNEAHALAEWIEHYKVFGFDHIYLIDNASNDEYAEVIEPYLTRGYVSLFHCHRDGYQIGAYTELLPQIRAESEWIGAFDLDEFIYPTVDSNISAITERYKDQESVLIPWLSFGSNGHVQQPLSIVNGFTRRGLAHNSRSFLKAITRPAAIEYFSQHNPTTSNGRKVLANGQPFGNEAFIHLPESNVSQFQLLNNHYRLQSREYFQNVKTQRPEVHEDVVNNTKHISFFQQYDQKWNTVIDTQLRDRHQVLCCFEPRPEAPHFQIAQIG, encoded by the coding sequence ATGAACAATTTAATACCGGATGCGCGAAATCCATCTCGCCGCAGCCGCTATCACCACGCTGTGGTTGGCATTTTTCGGAACGAAGCGCACGCACTTGCTGAATGGATAGAGCATTACAAAGTCTTTGGCTTTGATCACATCTACTTAATCGACAACGCCAGCAATGATGAGTACGCAGAGGTGATTGAGCCGTATTTGACGCGAGGCTATGTAAGCCTCTTTCATTGTCATAGGGACGGCTATCAGATTGGGGCATATACTGAGCTACTTCCGCAGATCAGGGCCGAGTCCGAGTGGATTGGGGCGTTCGATCTTGATGAGTTCATTTATCCAACTGTTGATTCCAATATCTCTGCCATTACGGAGCGATACAAAGATCAGGAGTCCGTCCTCATTCCCTGGCTAAGCTTTGGGTCAAATGGCCATGTTCAACAACCACTCTCAATTGTGAACGGATTCACCCGTCGCGGCCTGGCTCACAATAGCCGATCGTTTTTAAAAGCGATCACTCGACCAGCCGCAATTGAATATTTCTCACAACACAATCCGACAACGTCCAACGGCCGTAAAGTGCTGGCAAACGGTCAGCCGTTTGGAAATGAAGCATTCATACATCTTCCAGAAAGCAACGTATCACAATTCCAGCTTCTCAATAATCACTACCGGCTACAAAGCCGGGAGTATTTCCAAAACGTTAAAACGCAACGTCCTGAGGTGCATGAAGATGTTGTCAACAATACCAAGCACATATCATTTTTTCAACAGTACGACCAAAAATGGAACACTGTGATTGATACGCAACTGAGAGATAGACATCAAGTTTTGTGCTGTTTCGAGCCAAGACCTGAAGCCCCCCACTTTCAAATAGCTCAAATAGGATGA
- a CDS encoding condensation domain-containing protein, with protein sequence MDEIKGDIHSTLSIPTFVAGPSGPVRSFCLAAWGGLKDGVTKPDSTNKPNGMLRVRFLRLGALQQAVRQLVKRHTILNCRIVERDNAPWLVPLEGTEPRLQFLDCSNLDRESAEQAISEIVWTPFDIATGPLLKVFAVKRDTDEYYVGLVAHHFVADAVSAGILLSEIVALHRALARHQPPKLSPVRLKYEDYLRGINMWVETREGQNARISVINRLRDSVVADFTAITSGLEAAGDYFEVDSDVSEAVRAAARNLGTSPFVVLLTAQNILNAPFSDGINSMLKVITTGREIGDLARIVGNLADRIFVSTSLPKDTSFSEAVLRTHAAVSLSRKTAFVRSDFQLIDLSHNKISAQAPVFNFRTLPSEASRATPFKVDEQFVPLRIRPYANDKRTAPRDAYYLEIFDNGEALWGSMRYGRGRILGYLQAFEDVLRSGCSAPQIQISRFDDYLVHHAKTPA encoded by the coding sequence ATGGACGAAATCAAAGGCGACATTCATTCGACCTTATCTATTCCAACCTTTGTAGCTGGACCGAGTGGCCCGGTACGATCGTTCTGTCTGGCAGCATGGGGGGGGCTCAAAGACGGGGTTACTAAACCCGATTCGACAAACAAACCCAACGGTATGCTCCGTGTTCGCTTTCTCAGGCTAGGGGCCCTTCAACAGGCCGTCCGGCAGCTTGTGAAGCGTCATACCATCCTGAATTGCCGTATAGTGGAGCGCGACAACGCGCCGTGGCTAGTGCCACTTGAAGGTACAGAGCCGCGCTTACAGTTTCTGGATTGCAGCAATCTGGACAGGGAAAGCGCAGAGCAGGCCATTAGCGAAATTGTATGGACACCTTTTGATATAGCAACCGGACCGTTACTGAAAGTTTTTGCTGTAAAGCGTGATACTGACGAATATTACGTTGGATTAGTCGCGCACCACTTTGTTGCCGATGCGGTCTCGGCGGGTATCCTGTTGTCAGAGATCGTTGCGCTTCATAGAGCATTGGCACGTCACCAGCCGCCAAAATTATCACCAGTCCGACTTAAATACGAAGACTACCTTCGGGGAATAAACATGTGGGTCGAAACCCGGGAAGGCCAAAATGCTCGTATTTCAGTGATCAACAGACTTAGGGACAGCGTCGTCGCGGATTTTACCGCCATCACGTCAGGTCTTGAGGCTGCAGGCGATTACTTTGAGGTTGATAGCGATGTGTCGGAAGCGGTCCGGGCCGCAGCACGAAATCTGGGCACGTCACCGTTCGTGGTACTTCTGACAGCTCAAAATATACTCAATGCTCCCTTTTCAGATGGTATAAATTCAATGCTGAAAGTTATAACGACCGGGCGTGAGATTGGCGACCTCGCCAGGATCGTCGGAAATCTCGCTGACCGCATATTTGTGTCAACCTCACTACCGAAAGATACTAGTTTCTCAGAAGCCGTTCTTCGAACTCACGCCGCCGTCAGTCTGAGCCGAAAAACGGCATTTGTGCGCAGTGATTTCCAATTAATTGATCTGTCGCACAACAAAATTTCCGCGCAGGCACCGGTATTTAATTTCCGGACTTTGCCTTCAGAGGCTAGCAGGGCAACGCCGTTCAAAGTAGACGAGCAGTTTGTTCCACTTCGGATTCGGCCATACGCGAACGACAAAAGAACGGCACCAAGAGACGCCTACTATCTCGAAATCTTTGACAATGGCGAAGCCCTTTGGGGGAGTATGCGATATGGCCGTGGCCGGATTCTCGGCTATTTACAGGCATTCGAAGACGTCCTGCGATCCGGATGTTCGGCTCCACAGATCCAGATTTCCCGGTTCGATGACTACTTGGTTCATCACGCTAAAACCCCGGCTTGA